TATGTTTTGGCAGATTAATACCGACTACAAGTCAAACTcaaaacctttgccttttgctggcaagagctctaccaactgaactacccaagcgtggcacatgacccatcctcacagctttacttctgacagtacattctgtgccttctaaacttcacagaagttctcctgtgaaatctGGCTAAGGTGTGTCTctacaatattctttcttccagtagtgctagtcccacAGGTTTTGCACAATAACTTCTGTGAAGTTCAGAGGTAAGAAGTGAAATACtagtggaagtaaaactgtgagggtgggtcatgagttgtgcttacataaatcagttgatagagcacttgcttacaaaaggcaaaggtcccgagattgtgtgtgtgttctgacttAATGGGCACACAACATTTCTGTCTGCAAGGAAATTTCCCctggcacacactctgctgcagagtgaaaattaattcaaCTTCCACAGTTTCCCTAAATTTTTActttaatttaattaatgaaaagtaattttaatctttattcactgtgcttttgtttatatactttagaCAGAGAGGTTAATTATGATTTTCCACATGTGGTTCAATTGTATTAATTGCTAAAGTGACACGAATGAACCTCTCATTCCACATATTCTGACAGCATGAGTCTTAATAAATAATTGACAAAAAATGGATCATTTGatatttcatttatataaatacaGCATGGCAAGTTgtgacagaatgtaaataattttgcagtaaAGATACAAATCACAATATAATAGAAGCATTGACAGGTACAAAAACAAGATAAAATTttaacaatgtaagaaaagataaAGTGCTATTTACTGTAAGGATGACATActaagttgcacacaggcacaattaagacacttacagataagctttcagccacagccgtcATCAGATAAAGAGAAAAGCACACCATTctttcacacaagcaaacacacctcacgcaCATATGATtgccaactccagcagctcggGCCGCAATTGGAGTTGGTGTCATGGTGTGTGAggtttgcttgcttgtgtgaatgaatggtgtgtgtttcactttttctgatgaaagctgtggccgaATGCTCATGTGCAAGTGTCCTTTAACTGTGACTTTTTGTGACTTAATTTGTTATCTTCGTGGTAGGTAGCAATACCTGTAGTTTCCATTGTTGTATTAAAAATTTTGCTAGTTGGATGAATCCTCATGTGTCATAGATCCCACATTTACCTTGGGGAATATGGAATGTGTCAAGGTGTActttaacaaaaacaaaggaactcTTGGAAACTTTTATCTGTATGCTGCATTGATGAACTGTCACTATTCTGCTTAACATTATTTGTGTTTACACTAGCTGAATGTAGCAAGTAAATAAGCAGGAAAGCTATTACAATAAAGAATGCCACTGCTTCTTTGTTCTTATTGAGTGGCTACTGGACGTGCATTGGTATTTTTCACAGGTATTAGTTACCTACATCTTTAATGGCAGTGTCCTGTTTACAGTATACTGATGCTCTGAAGGTATTAACTGTCTGCCAGAACTTTCCACTGTAATTATGCTGACATTTGTCATCAAGGTTACAATGAACTCGGCTAATTGCCATATTCCTAGGGGAAATTTTCAAACATCGAATTTATATAATTTGCATCAATAGGAAAGTTCACTAGAGAAAACTGTAACATTACTGGAAGACAATGGCTTGCCAGTACTTACCTTAAGGGGACAAAATTCCAGTACTGCCAACAtacacatttaaaaatgaaaaacataacTAATTGCAGCTTTTGAAACTGTTCACTCTTCAGGAGGTAAAGAGTGATAGGTCAGGAATGTTAGAAAGGATAGGCGGAGCCTAGTATGAGTGGCTCCCACTTCTTGTGAGGGCGATGGGAGACAAAGATGAGTGGGGAAGCTTTATGTCAGAGTGCACTCTGAAAGCTGGACAGTGATGCAAAGTGTAAATCAATactatttttgtgtcttgtattgtTTCTAAGAGTCGCTTTCCTTTTGTCAATGTATGACCTCAATGTGAACCACATCCACAAATGCTATTTTGTTTGGCTGGACTGCAGAACATGatatttttgtttcaaagtagATTTATCTTTCTTCTGGATAATAATACTCTGTTACTCAGGTAGATTTTGTCAGTTATTGTTAATAATGTATGTTATTTAGCATGCTGTCTAAACAGGGTACCTTCTGTAATGGGACATTTGAATTACTAACTTTTCATACCTACTCACCTGAGAACCCATTCTCTCTGCTGTGCTCCAGGTTCCATTTTTCTCTTCCCCCTCTGTGTGTGTAATTGCCCCTGCCACCACACTCCCGTAGTCACCCATGtattcccttctttttcctgcccACCCTCTTCAGTTTAGGACATAGCACagcaaacagttttctttttacttGCCTGTATCCTATTGTATCTTTATCACAAGTGTTAACAGTGACTTGTTAACATATGTCTGCAGCCATGGCCGGTGCGTCCTTCGCTAACTTTGTGCCGCCTCTGCACTTGCACAAGCCGTTGGCTCCCATCTGCTGTCCGCGTTTTGTGCCACCTGAATGCTGCCCGTCTTATTGCCCAGAGGAGTATAAACCTGTCTGTGCCACTGACTGCCACCATCTGCGGACTTTTGCCAACATTTGTTTCATGCATGCTACAAACTGCCTGGAAAATACAAGTAAGTATCCAATTATCCCAAAAGATTAAATTTGAATAATTACTGACCAGTATGTCCTAGATATGGATAACATCAGTAAAAATCCATTAAAATTGTAATGGAATGTCCTGGGAGGAACACAAACAAGAGAATGATAAAAACAATCACTACAAAATATACTAAGTGGTGGataaaaatacaaataagaaaCTGAAGAACATAGTGCAGCTTGCAAACTTGTATTCTTGTTGAAgacagtttgttgtgtgtgtgtgtgtgtgtgtgtgtgtgtgtgagagagagagagagagagagagagagagagagagagagagagagaatccgaaTAACGCAAATACTCTGAAGGTGAAAAGTTAGAAAGCCGGTATACAAGGTTCAACTTGTTAAGTGACCCATTTACAGCAAAACATATATCTTTTGGCAATTTAATGTAAGACTATTAACAGTGGAGGGTGAATACATGCAAAAGTGGGTAGCAGGTGTGGTCAACGTTTGAGACCATAGTTTCAACTGGCAGGAAGAGGGAACCCTGTCTAAGCCAAAAAGGTTACTCATGATTAGTACTTGGGTCTAAACTACACATATTGTTATGAAAAAATTACTGTTATGAAAAATCCAGTTGTGTCACAGTAATAGCAAATTAGTTTGCAGTATATTGATGTGCCTACCAAGCAGGATTCAGGAAGGGGCGATCATGCATGGAACAGATACAGAACCTGAAGACAGTATTAAGGATATGCTGATGAATGAGCACAAGTGGCACATTTGTGGACTTTAAGTAGGCCTATGATTGTCAACTGACAGTTTTTGGTACCACAGAAAAGCTCAGAGTGGGCAGGGAGACCAGAGAACTAATCTTACAGATTCTTACAAATATAACATAAAAAGTAAAATTCCTTTGTAAAACTCTGTGAGGTACATACTGGTGTCCGACCATGAGACTGTCTCTTCTCCCAGGTGTTAATCTCAGTTCTAAACAAAGTTATAGGAAGATAAACATAGGAAATTTTGGATACAATATCAAGGGTTAAATGTTTAGCATTTGTTGATGAGTTGACAGTGATTATGAagactaaagaagaagaaaaatatgccACAGAAAAACTAATCAAGATATTGGCAAAGGGAGACCTCCTTGgttgaactgtagagtaaaactttaAAGGCATTCAGAATTCCTTGGAATCATTATAACAAAAAAGTAATATCGCACAATGTGAAATTGCATTACAAGTCAGTTCTTTTACAGGAACTGCTATATGGACTAGAGACTGTAGTTCTTGGGGGTCTTGAAAGTTGCAGGAATTAAAAAACACGACAGAAAATGTGTGACCTCACACaagaaaatggcatttggatgagtAGGAGAACATGTGACAAGTACATAAACACAGATAAGTTCACTAACTCCATGCACAAGATTAACTACTGTATTACTTTTTAAATTATCATATTAATACTTTTGTTTAACTTTTGGAACACTAGTGATGAAGCACAGATATATGGAGAAGCTTAAAAAGAATACTGACAGGAGATAGTCTGAGGGGTGCAAGAAAAAACATTGTGAATTCATGAAGAGGTTTTTGGATGATAAGCATCAAGCCAATTATCAAGTTCAAACATGCCCCTTAAGTGGAGAAAACTATAGAAGAAAAAGGGGAAGATAGCTTAAAAACCAAATCAGTGAATTATTTATAACAGTGCCAAAATACATACTTTAAAAATAAACAACTAAATATAGATGCAGTCAACTTACTTTGGCAGGTGTCTCGTGTTTAAGCAGGCAAAACCATGTAACTAAAACATCTGCAAAATTTATCgcaaaaattatattattttcagCAAAGTACCACCTGTGAACAGTCTTTGCAGTCGTCTGCCACTAATGATATATTTCCTGAGTATTGAAGTTTATAGTTTTAACATGGATTTTTTTAAGTGAATGTAAGAAAAGACCCCCTTATGATGGATTTATTTTGTTCGTTAGTCTTTCACTGTGCTGATTTGTACATGAAAATACTAACCTATTGTGCATACTTTCATGCTCTGCTCTTTTCTGCAGAAATCACTTGTAGGAGTATTACGTAATGGTAGACCTATCTCTGTTGTCCCTTTGTGATTAATCAGTTTTGTTGTACCTGTCCATCTTGGGACATTCTTATCCTTTGCTGATCTTCCTCTCTAACTCCCTCGCACACCAGGTTCAAGAGATGCCTCTTCAAGGAACTTTACAGATGCAAAAATCAGGCTGCAGTAATTTACTGTTGAACAGCATTTATCATCAACAATAAATTAGATTCAGTGGAACTTCCTTAATACTTGCATACAGGACTGGCTGTTGTGGCAACTGAGTTCTTACATTCTTCCCTCTACCTAGCCTtgtagggtggggggtggggggtgaacgGTGCTCTGTGAAATTAGACTTGTTATTTATGTGTCTGTCTGCTTATTAAAAGGGCAGCTATACTGCGAGTGGTAATCTCTCCTCATTCCATAAACCAGTTCTTTCGTGTTCTCTATGCTGTAAATTACTTCCTCTCATTTTTCAGTTTGTAGTCAGTCCAGCTATtagttacaaacatatggaatACGGTTATCACATTTGTCACATTACAGATTTAGggggtgaaataattcaagttttAGATTTTGATAACATGTTATGACATACTGCTTTCACACTCAAGTATACAATTTATGCAACCTACTTTATGACATGGCTCAAAAATTGCTTATCGATCTAGCAGAATTAATGCCCTTGCAAAGTAGTTAGGATAATTTCAGTAAATGGAAAGTGGCATTAATTTGCATTCACTGTTGATTTTTTCAGGATACCGCAAAGTCTATGATGGAAAATGCCCAAACAGCCACCCAATGCTCCAGTTCCATGATAAAGAAATTGAGTGGATGTAAAAATGAAACTTgtaacatcttgaataaataaaacattctataaaTAAGTACAGTAACTCAATTTTTATATACTTTTCTTCCCTCATTGTGGCCAATAAAGAAGTGGATGTAATATAAAGGTCTCACATTGCAGGAAAAAAAAGTAATGCAATGAATTTGAGTCCAAGTCCGCAAAAGTATTaacctgccagcaagtttcaaaacTGTGAACGTGAGTCAAAGACTCATCTTGCATTCCTACCATTCAAAAGCAGCTAGTGTATaagaaacaagaaataacagtGCATATATGTTATTTACTATTCACTGTCTGCATCTTGTAGATGTAGGATGGAAGGGAGGCAAATGACGATATTGAAAACATTTAGTCTTGTATGAAACATCACTTTTAAGAGGCCATGCCATGTAAGCTATTCTGTTAGTTCCTATTAAATGTTTTACTGCAGAAGAGATACTGATAATTCTTAAAAAGAAGGCCAACTTCTAGTTGTAATAGTCTACAGTGATCCACGTGAGGATCAAAATTTATCTGGAGCTGACAACAGAGATGAGGAAAACAATAACATTGAGTGTCCACTGGGATGTCAGTCTTAGAGTTGTGGCAGATGCTATTCCGACAGTTTTCTCCCAAAGCAATGATGAACAGAAAATTTGATGCATTCAAAAGAAACTATTAACATCTCAAAATTTAAACAAACATTTAATTTGGATGGAATGTGTAAAATTCTTAAAGGGGGTAGATTTAGAGCCTGAGAACAGACA
This portion of the Schistocerca nitens isolate TAMUIC-IGC-003100 chromosome 7, iqSchNite1.1, whole genome shotgun sequence genome encodes:
- the LOC126195544 gene encoding vasotab-like; this translates as MNTGALILILAMAGASFANFVPPLHLHKPLAPICCPRFVPPECCPSYCPEEYKPVCATDCHHLRTFANICFMHATNCLENTRYRKVYDGKCPNSHPMLQFHDKEIEWM